One genomic window of Methyloterricola oryzae includes the following:
- the leuS gene encoding leucine--tRNA ligase has product MEEHYQPREVEEEAQKAWEDARAFKAFEDPARDKFYCLSMFPYPSGRLHMGHVRNYTIGDVISRFQRMRGKNVLQPMGWDAFGLPAENAAMQNKVAPAAWTYANADAMRAQLKSLGLAIDWDRELATCKPDYYRWEQWLFTKLFEKGLIYKKTAPVNWDPVDHTVLANEQVIDGRGWRSGALVEKRDIPMYFMRITDYADELLAELDNLPGWPEQVKTMQRNWIGKSYGCEVHFPYADGEGVVKVYTTRPDTLMGATYVAVAAEHPLALEAAEGNPSLAAFIEECKQGGTAEAELATMEKKGMDTGRFVIHPLNGEQLPVWVANYVLWGYGEGAVMAVPAHDERDFEFACKLGLPIRQVIDARPADAPAFSLEAWQDWYASKEGVCVNSGRYDDMNFTQASDAIAADLQAKGLGQKRTQFRLRDWGISRQRYWGCPIPIIHCPTCGDVPVPEDQLPVVLPEDVVIDVGSPLKKMPQWFQTGCPTCGGAAERETDTMDTFFESSWYYARYACPDAATGMLDERANYWLPVDQYIGGIEHAILHLLYARFFHKLMRDAGLVACDEPFTNLLTQGMVVAPTFYREADGKKHYFGPTEVDVQSDDKGRPLGATLRADSQAVTVGSIEKMSKSKNNGVDPEILVNKYGADTVRLFTMFAAPPDQSLEWSDSGVEGAFRFLKRLWRQVAQHARGEKPGPLDTSSLNDAQKAMRRQVHETLRKVTDDYARRYTFNTAIAANMELLNALSRFEDESEAGRAIRQEALESVVLMLSPIVPHASHRLWRELGHPEMAVNTPWPAVDEAALVQDTIELVLQVNGKLRSKISVAADASRELVEGVALADETAQRFMEGKPPKKVIVVPGKLVNIVV; this is encoded by the coding sequence ATGGAAGAACATTACCAGCCTCGCGAGGTTGAAGAAGAGGCGCAAAAGGCCTGGGAAGACGCGCGCGCGTTCAAGGCTTTCGAAGACCCGGCCCGGGACAAGTTCTACTGCCTGTCCATGTTCCCCTATCCCAGTGGACGCCTGCACATGGGGCATGTGCGCAACTACACCATCGGCGATGTCATCAGCCGCTTCCAGCGCATGCGCGGCAAGAACGTGCTGCAGCCCATGGGCTGGGACGCTTTCGGCCTGCCCGCGGAGAATGCCGCCATGCAGAACAAGGTGGCGCCGGCGGCCTGGACCTATGCCAATGCCGACGCCATGCGCGCGCAGCTCAAGTCCCTGGGGCTAGCTATCGACTGGGACCGCGAGCTGGCGACCTGCAAGCCGGATTATTATCGCTGGGAGCAATGGCTGTTCACCAAGCTGTTCGAGAAGGGACTGATCTACAAGAAGACCGCCCCGGTCAACTGGGATCCGGTCGACCACACCGTGCTTGCCAACGAGCAGGTGATCGATGGGCGCGGCTGGCGTTCCGGCGCGCTGGTGGAAAAGCGCGACATTCCCATGTACTTCATGCGCATCACCGATTACGCCGACGAATTGCTGGCGGAACTGGACAATCTGCCCGGCTGGCCGGAGCAGGTGAAGACCATGCAACGCAACTGGATCGGCAAGAGTTACGGTTGCGAGGTGCACTTCCCCTATGCGGACGGGGAGGGTGTAGTCAAGGTCTACACCACCCGGCCCGACACCCTGATGGGCGCGACCTATGTGGCCGTGGCCGCCGAGCACCCCCTGGCCCTGGAAGCGGCCGAAGGCAATCCGTCTCTGGCGGCTTTCATCGAGGAATGCAAGCAGGGCGGTACCGCGGAGGCGGAACTGGCCACCATGGAAAAGAAGGGCATGGATACTGGCCGCTTCGTCATCCATCCCCTCAACGGCGAGCAACTGCCGGTGTGGGTCGCCAATTACGTGCTCTGGGGTTACGGCGAAGGCGCCGTGATGGCGGTGCCGGCCCACGACGAGCGCGATTTCGAGTTTGCCTGCAAGCTGGGCTTGCCCATTCGCCAGGTGATCGATGCCAGGCCAGCCGACGCGCCGGCATTCAGCCTGGAAGCCTGGCAGGACTGGTACGCCAGCAAGGAGGGCGTGTGCGTCAACTCAGGCCGCTACGACGACATGAATTTCACCCAGGCGTCCGACGCCATCGCCGCCGACTTGCAAGCCAAAGGCCTGGGCCAGAAGCGCACCCAGTTCCGCCTGCGCGACTGGGGCATCTCGCGCCAGCGTTACTGGGGCTGTCCGATTCCGATCATTCATTGTCCGACGTGCGGCGACGTGCCGGTGCCCGAGGACCAACTGCCCGTGGTGCTGCCCGAGGATGTGGTCATCGATGTGGGTTCGCCCCTGAAAAAGATGCCGCAGTGGTTCCAGACCGGCTGCCCGACTTGTGGCGGGGCTGCGGAGCGGGAAACCGACACCATGGACACCTTCTTCGAGTCGTCCTGGTACTACGCCCGCTATGCCTGCCCTGATGCGGCGACCGGCATGCTGGACGAGCGCGCCAATTACTGGCTGCCCGTGGACCAGTACATTGGCGGCATCGAGCACGCCATCCTGCACCTGCTCTATGCGCGTTTCTTCCACAAGCTCATGCGCGACGCCGGTTTGGTTGCCTGCGACGAGCCCTTCACCAATCTGCTGACCCAGGGCATGGTGGTGGCGCCCACCTTCTACCGGGAGGCCGATGGCAAGAAACACTACTTCGGTCCGACCGAGGTGGACGTGCAAAGCGATGACAAGGGCCGGCCCTTAGGCGCCACCCTCCGCGCGGACAGCCAGGCGGTGACGGTGGGCAGCATCGAGAAGATGTCCAAGTCCAAGAACAATGGCGTCGACCCGGAAATCCTGGTCAATAAGTACGGGGCGGATACGGTGCGCCTGTTCACCATGTTTGCGGCGCCGCCGGACCAGTCCCTGGAATGGTCGGACAGCGGCGTGGAGGGGGCCTTCCGGTTTCTGAAGCGCCTATGGCGGCAGGTGGCGCAGCATGCGCGGGGCGAGAAGCCCGGCCCGCTGGACACCTCCAGCCTGAATGACGCGCAGAAGGCCATGCGCCGCCAGGTGCACGAGACGCTACGCAAGGTGACGGACGATTATGCGCGCCGCTACACGTTCAATACGGCCATCGCCGCCAACATGGAACTGCTCAATGCCCTGTCGCGCTTCGAAGACGAGAGCGAGGCGGGCCGGGCGATCCGGCAGGAGGCGCTGGAATCGGTGGTCTTGATGCTGTCACCCATCGTGCCCCATGCATCGCATCGGCTGTGGCGGGAACTGGGTCACCCGGAAATGGCGGTCAATACGCCGTGGCCGGCGGTGGATGAGGCGGCCCTGGTTCAGGACACCATCGAGCTGGTCCTGCAGGTCAACGGCAAGCTGCGCAGCAAGATCAGCGTGGCGGCGGATGCTTCGCGCGAACTCGTTGAGGGCGTGGCCCTGGCGGACGAGACCGCCCAGCGTTTCATGGAGGGCAAGCCGCCGAAGAAGGTCATCGTGGTTCCCGGCAAGCTGGTCAACATCGTGGTATGA
- a CDS encoding LPS-assembly lipoprotein LptE yields MRARIPRLLLLAAVLAVTAGCGFHLRGSGGPTFAKGILLQGIGSSNALYGDFSTALGLVGGRLVKSPAEAAGIVHVYRAYHSRRSLTLSRFGRSTEFDLFYRIVYDVRTPEGEVLLPRQDIEVRRDYFNDQTLPLAQVAEEGVMRTEMQQEAAQTLLRRAISALNKPPPGKS; encoded by the coding sequence ATGCGCGCGCGTATCCCCCGCCTTCTGTTGCTCGCTGCGGTCTTGGCTGTGACGGCGGGCTGCGGATTCCATTTGCGCGGCTCGGGTGGCCCGACCTTCGCCAAGGGCATCCTGCTGCAGGGGATCGGCTCCAGCAATGCGCTGTACGGCGATTTCAGCACTGCGCTGGGCCTGGTGGGCGGGCGCCTGGTGAAATCGCCCGCCGAAGCTGCGGGGATCGTGCACGTCTACCGCGCCTATCATTCCCGGCGCTCCCTCACCTTGAGCCGTTTCGGCCGCAGTACCGAGTTCGACCTGTTCTATCGCATCGTATACGACGTGCGAACCCCGGAAGGGGAAGTGCTGTTGCCGCGCCAGGACATCGAAGTGCGGCGCGACTACTTCAACGACCAGACCCTGCCGCTGGCGCAGGTCGCCGAGGAAGGCGTGATGCGCACGGAGATGCAGCAGGAGGCTGCGCAGACCCTGTTGCGCCGGGCCATCTCGGCGTTGAACAAGCCGCCGCCGGGGAAGTCGTGA
- a CDS encoding ParA family protein, with product MRRVIFNQKGGVGKSTIACNLAAISAIDEKKTLVVDLDVQGNSSHYLLGRKITDPDKTIAHFFKETLSINLFGKNGLTGLENCIHSTPFENLYVIPSHPELEPLHSRLETRYKIYKLREALEGLQGFDEIYIDTPPVLNFYSRSGLIAAHRCLVPFDCDAFSREALYNLLSTIAEIKADHNADLQMEGIVVNQFQGRANLPQQMVSQLVEEGHRVLDSKISPSVKVRESHSESKPLIHYVPDHRLTEEFMALHQELHGHA from the coding sequence ATGCGCAGGGTAATCTTCAATCAGAAAGGCGGCGTCGGAAAATCCACCATCGCGTGCAACCTGGCAGCGATCAGTGCGATCGACGAGAAGAAGACACTGGTGGTCGACCTGGATGTCCAGGGCAACTCCAGTCACTACCTACTGGGCCGCAAGATCACCGACCCGGACAAGACCATCGCACACTTCTTCAAGGAGACGCTGAGCATCAACCTGTTCGGCAAGAACGGTCTGACGGGCCTGGAGAATTGCATCCACAGCACGCCGTTCGAGAACCTCTACGTCATCCCCTCGCACCCGGAACTGGAGCCGCTGCACAGCCGCCTGGAAACCCGCTACAAAATCTACAAGCTGCGCGAGGCGCTGGAGGGGCTGCAAGGATTCGACGAGATCTACATCGACACGCCGCCGGTGCTGAACTTCTACAGCCGTTCGGGCCTGATCGCCGCGCACCGCTGCCTGGTCCCCTTCGACTGCGACGCCTTTTCGCGCGAGGCCTTGTACAACTTGCTTTCCACCATCGCGGAAATCAAGGCGGACCACAACGCCGACCTGCAAATGGAGGGTATCGTCGTCAATCAGTTCCAGGGACGCGCCAACCTGCCGCAGCAGATGGTCAGCCAACTGGTTGAGGAAGGCCATCGAGTTCTGGACAGCAAGATATCGCCCTCGGTGAAGGTGCGCGAATCCCACAGCGAATCCAAGCCGCTGATCCATTATGTGCCAGATCATCGGCTTACCGAAGAATTCATGGCCTTGCACCAAGAACTGCACGGCCACGCCTGA